In Miscanthus floridulus cultivar M001 chromosome 5, ASM1932011v1, whole genome shotgun sequence, one genomic interval encodes:
- the LOC136452170 gene encoding abscisic stress-ripening protein 2-like, producing MAHHFLGSKHHGEEASKVTDWRKEEKHHKHMEQLGQLGAVAAGAYAMHEKHKAKKDPEHAHSHKIKERVAAAVAVGSAGYAFHEHHQKKDAKKHRRHGHHH from the coding sequence ATGGCGCACCACTTCCTGGGCAGCAAGCACCATGGAGAAGAGGCGTCCAAGGTGACCGACTGGCGCAAGGAGGAGAAGCACCACAAGCACATGGAGCAGCTCGGCCAGCTCGGCGCCGTCGCCGCAGGAGCCTACGCCATGCACGAGAAGCACAAGGCGAAGAAGGACCCGGAGCACGCGCACTCGCACAAGATCAAGGAAagggtcgccgccgccgtcgccgtgggCAGCGCCGGCTATGCCTTCCACGAGCACCACCAGAAGAAAGACGCCAAGAAGCACCGCCGCCATGGACACCACCACTAG